Part of the Pseudarthrobacter sp. L1SW genome, CGTCGGTGACGCTCTGCCCGTAAACGAGTTCCGTGCGTCCCGCGGCGTGCTCGGCGACGTCGAGGTTCTGGGCGCCGCCCACCAGGAAGCTTTCCAGCATGACGCCGGCAACCGCCTGGGCAGCGGTGCCGCCGTCTTCCAGCTGGGCGCCGATCTCCAGGGCCACTTCGGCCTGGCGGTGGTGGCTTTTGCCGCTGTTGGCGTGGCTGGCGTCAACGATGAGGCGGGAGTTCAGCTGCTTGTTTGCCAGCTTCGCAGAGGCATCCTCGACATCGGCGGCAGAGTAGTTCGGCCCCTTGCGCCCGCCGCGGAGGATGACATGGGTGTCCGGGTTTCCGGCGGTGGACACCAGCGCGGCCCGGCCGTCGCCATCGATGCCGAGGAAAGCCTGGGCGGCCCCCGCTGCACCGCAAGCGTCAATGGCTACTTGGAGGTCGCCGTCGGTCCCGTTCTTGAAGCCGATGGGCATGGACAGGCCGGAGGCGAGCTGCCGGTGGATCTGGCTTTCGGTGGTGCGGGCCCCGATGGCGCCCCAGGAGATCAGGTCCGCCATGTACTGCGGGCTGATCGGCTCCAGGAATTCGGTGGCTGTGGGCAGCCCCAGAGCGGTGACCTGCTGCAGGAAGCGCCGTGCGGTCCGGAGGCCGGTGACCATGTCGTGGCTGCCGTCCAGCCGCGGATCGTTGATCAGGCCCTTCCAGCCCACCGTTGTACGGGGCTTCTCGAAGTAGGTCCGCATGACGATCAGCAGGTCTTCCCTGTGCTTCTCGGCCTGGCTGACCAGCCGCCGTGCGTACTCCAGCCCGGCTTTCGGATCATGGATGGAGCAGGGTCCCACGATGACCAGCAGGCGGTCGTCCACGCCGTCCATGATGGCGCGGACTTCGTCGCGTCCGCGTTCGACGACGTCCGCCGTCCGGGCGTCCAGCGGCAGTTCCGCGATGACTTCCTGGGGCGTGGGCAGCGCGGTGAATTCGCTGACCCGCAGGTTCGACGTCGATTTTGCGGCTTTGGTGCCGGCGGCGGCGCTTGTGGGGGCTGTTGCGGTGTTCATGTTCGGGTCCTGTTCCAGATGGGAAGCGGGCCCGGATCAGAACCCGCCGGAGAAACGGCGAAGGGCAGAGAATGATCTCTGCCCTGTTGGCTCTGAAGGAAAGTTGGATGCGTGTCAGTTAGACGCGGGCCCCTCCAGAGCCAACGAAAAATACGCATACCAACGGTTAGTCATGCCATGAACCATAACCGCGCTTCGGCACGCACACCAAATCCCACGTAACCAGGAAGCGCTACGTGTCGTTTTGCTTGGGGACAGCAGCAGTGGATGACGAGGCGGGGGGGTACCTGGCTGCGCGGCACCTGCTGGACACCTGCCGCCGTCGACTGGCCTTTGTGGGTGGCCCCACCTCCATCCCGCAGCCCACGGAGGCGCTGGGGCGCACCACAATCGAACTCCTCGCCGAAGAGGTGGAGTTCAGAACCCGACGCACCGTTCGGTGGTCTTCACGCCGGAACTGGTGGTGCGGCAGAGTACAAAAACCAACTAATTACCTGCCCGCAGCCATTCCATGGACTCTGTCCGGGAGGTGAAAAACCGGGTGGGGCAGGGCGGGATATGCACGCCGAGGAAAAAGTTGGCGAAGATCCGGTCCACCGGGCTTGCTCCCAGCAGCGCAATCCTGTTGGCAGCACAAGGGATGGAGAAGACGGAACGCGCTGCCCTGGTGACGTCCTCGGTGGTGGCCATGTCCACCAGCATCGGGTAGGTACTGTCCCCCGCTATCTGGTTCACGGCAGCCATGGCCGCCCGGGCGTCCTGCAGTTCTATCCGGACGTTAGGTTCCCAAATCAGGTGGATGATGCCGTCTGAACGCAGCTCCACGGTCCCTTTACCGCCGTCGAAACTTACAGGCTCCAAAACCTGCCTCCCTTCCGTGGGCGCACTCCTATGACTTTCCCATCTTGCCGTATCCCTCCGGACCTGTTGCCGGAATCGCGGGAGGGGACAGAACCAAATGCGGCAAACATGGCTACTGCCCTTGTGGGGGACCGGGAGCAGAAGCAAGGATTGGTTATGGATGACGCGCGGCACACTGCCAGGGACCTGCTGCGGCGCAAAGACCGGGGCCTGATCGATCTCTGGATCATGTACTGGAACCACGGCGGGCGCTGCCACCCCTTCGAATTCGACGCCTTTGTCCACAACGTGCTGCCAGCCGCCTGGTTCGACATGGACGTCCTGGCCGTGGCGGTTGAGGAACTGGCCGTGGAGAACATAGCCTGATGGATGCCCGGTTTCCTAACAGATGAGCAGACGCGCCTGCTGTCGTCCTGGCTCGGGCCATTCGAGGTAGTCCGGGACCACTCCTGGCCCCTGCAGGACACGTCCGTGCTTCACGTCTCCACACCTGCCGGCGGGAGCTTCATCGTCAAGGCGAGCGCCACCAGCCACCACATCCGGCGTGAGGTTGCCGCCCTCAGGCATGGCCTGCCTGGCCTGCAGGGCAAAGCTTCCCTTCTCAGGTACGCATCCGTGGCGGCCGGGATCCTTGTCACCGAGTTTCTGCCCGGAGCGTCCGTGGAGGGATCGGCTGCCGAGCATGACCCCGAAACGTACCGCCAGGCAGGCGACCTTCTGGCGAGGCTGCACCGGCCTGCGGGCACATCTTCCCACTACGCAAAGAAGCTCGCCCACCAAACACAGCTGTTGATCCGATCGGCCCGGGGGCTGGTAGGTGAAGGCACCCTGACCCTGGCCGTCCGGGGGCTGGCGGGACTGAGGCTGGGCCCGGTCCAACTCGTCACCACCCACGGGGATTATCAGCCCAGGAACTGGCTCCACGACGAAGGCCAGATCAAGGTCATTGACTTTGGACGCGCCGACCACCGCCCCTGGATGCACGACCTGGTGCGGCTCACCAACCAGCAGTTCTTGGAACAGCCCGGGCTTGAGGAAGCCTTCTACAGCGGTTTCGGGCGGCGCATTCAGGAATTCGAGGCCGATACCTGGCAGCTGGAAAACCTGAATCAATCTCTGGGGACGGTGGTATGGGCACACAGGATTGGAGACTCCGCGTTCGAGCGGTCAGGGGTGGAAACATTGGAGCGTACCCTGGCGGGGCCCTGGGCCTAACGGCCCGCGGTGATGCCGCGCATCTTGCAAGAATGGGCTTATGGACTTCAACCGGCTGCTGCAGATCCGCCGCATCTACGCGCAGCCTGCCGCCCTGGAACTTCCCCGGGGCAAGGAAATCGTGGAACGCTGGCCGGACGCCGACGTGCTGCTCGTCGAGAACCACTGGAACATCCCGGATGTGCATGGTGATGAAACGAACGTG contains:
- a CDS encoding 3-deoxy-7-phosphoheptulonate synthase; this encodes MNTATAPTSAAAGTKAAKSTSNLRVSEFTALPTPQEVIAELPLDARTADVVERGRDEVRAIMDGVDDRLLVIVGPCSIHDPKAGLEYARRLVSQAEKHREDLLIVMRTYFEKPRTTVGWKGLINDPRLDGSHDMVTGLRTARRFLQQVTALGLPTATEFLEPISPQYMADLISWGAIGARTTESQIHRQLASGLSMPIGFKNGTDGDLQVAIDACGAAGAAQAFLGIDGDGRAALVSTAGNPDTHVILRGGRKGPNYSAADVEDASAKLANKQLNSRLIVDASHANSGKSHHRQAEVALEIGAQLEDGGTAAQAVAGVMLESFLVGGAQNLDVAEHAAGRTELVYGQSVTDACMEWDVSVSVLDQLAASARKRRKSTPVN
- a CDS encoding STAS/SEC14 domain-containing protein — encoded protein: MEPVSFDGGKGTVELRSDGIIHLIWEPNVRIELQDARAAMAAVNQIAGDSTYPMLVDMATTEDVTRAARSVFSIPCAANRIALLGASPVDRIFANFFLGVHIPPCPTRFFTSRTESMEWLRAGN
- a CDS encoding aminoglycoside phosphotransferase family protein, whose protein sequence is MPGFLTDEQTRLLSSWLGPFEVVRDHSWPLQDTSVLHVSTPAGGSFIVKASATSHHIRREVAALRHGLPGLQGKASLLRYASVAAGILVTEFLPGASVEGSAAEHDPETYRQAGDLLARLHRPAGTSSHYAKKLAHQTQLLIRSARGLVGEGTLTLAVRGLAGLRLGPVQLVTTHGDYQPRNWLHDEGQIKVIDFGRADHRPWMHDLVRLTNQQFLEQPGLEEAFYSGFGRRIQEFEADTWQLENLNQSLGTVVWAHRIGDSAFERSGVETLERTLAGPWA